The proteins below are encoded in one region of Sulfolobus sp. A20:
- a CDS encoding type II toxin-antitoxin system VapC family toxin translates to MFNVYEILRSKHSSKISQYFEDIIIYPFTMREAVIASQIYRDLASRGKVKVEIDILISSIVNETLITYDKDFYDISKVSKINVEILD, encoded by the coding sequence GTGTTTAACGTCTATGAGATTTTAAGGTCGAAGCATAGTAGTAAAATTTCACAATACTTTGAAGACATAATAATATATCCATTTACGATGAGAGAAGCTGTAATAGCCTCACAAATCTATAGGGATTTAGCGTCGAGAGGTAAGGTTAAGGTTGAAATCGATATTTTAATATCTTCTATAGTTAATGAAACGCTAATAACTTACGATAAGGATTTCTATGATATTAGCAAGGTTTCAAAAATAAATGTAGAAATATTAGACTAA
- a CDS encoding antitoxin VapB family protein, translated as MPKVITISDEVYEKLVKLKGDRSFSETINELIQFYNANKKGRKEILDKMFGILTEKEVEDLEKEISQFRNNFRTRSLENGNT; from the coding sequence ATGCCTAAAGTAATAACAATATCTGATGAGGTTTACGAGAAGTTAGTTAAGTTAAAGGGGGATAGGTCGTTTAGTGAGACCATAAATGAGCTAATTCAGTTTTATAACGCAAATAAGAAGGGAAGAAAGGAAATTTTAGATAAGATGTTCGGGATCCTAACAGAGAAAGAGGTTGAAGATCTAGAGAAGGAGATTAGTCAGTTTAGAAATAACTTTAGGACGAGGTCATTAGAAAATGGCAATACTTGA
- a CDS encoding malate synthase: MSSRLKIRDEILQKYKDLFGERVINDKIVSVEGLIEELAIEFSDEIKRVISKRRKWLESKEPVEKKGSFPSWDQVFEDADGNKRTFREIVQGMIDNFLVRESNLRWRLNDNVPIPKDAHPLNNPGLEITGPWYPLSRAYHQVNADVACAMEDEEDASPAWYIPYGSGKTVADVWEGRKNVKLFLSGKAPSPYYEKGKTYTINKPRDKWPTIFHRLPGLHLLDYDITLNDKPVPSIIVSAVIYTLNNYNSMKTAGSGVYFYLPKTQTPEEALVIEKILRRIERKLNLPIGTLKLALLYEEVNAGRYLPVILWIFRERLIKSNNGRWDYLGSLIEMWLQEKVLPDPQNITMTSPNMMAYQRYNALIMLMAGAKNGEADAAPVGGMAAVMLYPQTDPFQRNKYNPRALRGIKLDKLRERLIGLIFLSDEVKGKVTLDEILEGKVKGKLYDMFRQSWVATKEEDYVKAGNEPLRAKLEELQKMIDAPVKYVEVEGVKMPTVDSGLTPEEKSLFQRLGLLDENGKITPWVIRRDMIDTPDKLLGNKELWGGKDLWHALYDVPAGDITPEHVQHAFYMAANYGFQLLNGNLAAAIDDYELKQRFMNDLATYRIFTSWLWTLINRDAVITKDGYLKAPKLTKDGVIPADDVIKVSKGTKVKEIFESLWKLHLDWTNEFYKEQDMRASKRILEKFGKSEDKGLLEEVYKVLSKAYNAGPFREMSAKEASERIAKLLGTSPSEVEEEIINLAPRFDRSFAPVIMEILMKEFLFPKYIMNSGKILFVLSPLDPETRLKVMDSLFSFREMVEEKVKRGEIEKYVLEIYDYIYDEYH; the protein is encoded by the coding sequence TTGTCATCACGATTGAAGATCCGGGATGAAATTTTACAAAAGTATAAGGACCTCTTCGGTGAGAGAGTAATAAATGACAAAATAGTTAGTGTAGAAGGACTCATAGAGGAACTGGCAATCGAGTTTAGTGACGAGATAAAAAGGGTTATAAGTAAGAGGAGGAAATGGCTGGAGTCAAAGGAACCGGTTGAGAAGAAGGGATCTTTTCCTTCATGGGATCAAGTTTTTGAAGATGCTGATGGGAATAAGAGAACTTTCAGAGAAATAGTTCAAGGTATGATAGATAATTTCCTAGTTAGAGAATCCAATTTAAGATGGAGGTTAAACGATAATGTACCGATTCCAAAAGATGCACACCCATTAAATAATCCTGGACTTGAAATAACTGGTCCTTGGTATCCGTTAAGTAGAGCTTATCACCAAGTTAACGCTGATGTGGCTTGCGCTATGGAAGATGAAGAGGATGCCTCTCCAGCTTGGTATATCCCTTACGGCTCTGGAAAGACAGTAGCAGATGTATGGGAAGGGAGAAAGAACGTCAAACTATTCTTATCCGGAAAGGCACCTAGTCCTTATTACGAGAAAGGTAAAACTTACACCATAAATAAGCCAAGAGATAAATGGCCTACAATCTTTCACAGGTTACCCGGGTTACATCTACTAGATTATGACATTACGTTAAATGATAAGCCAGTTCCATCTATTATAGTATCAGCCGTGATTTACACGTTAAACAACTACAATAGCATGAAGACTGCTGGTTCTGGGGTATACTTCTACTTACCTAAAACACAAACCCCAGAGGAGGCTCTAGTAATAGAAAAAATCCTTAGAAGGATAGAAAGGAAACTTAACTTACCAATTGGTACACTTAAATTAGCCTTACTGTACGAAGAAGTTAACGCTGGAAGATATTTGCCAGTCATCTTATGGATATTCAGAGAGAGGTTAATAAAGTCAAATAATGGAAGATGGGATTATTTAGGAAGTTTGATAGAGATGTGGCTACAAGAGAAGGTGTTGCCAGATCCTCAAAACATAACAATGACCTCACCAAACATGATGGCTTATCAGAGATATAACGCGTTAATAATGCTAATGGCTGGAGCAAAGAATGGTGAAGCTGATGCTGCCCCAGTAGGAGGAATGGCTGCTGTAATGTTATATCCTCAGACGGATCCTTTTCAGAGAAATAAATATAATCCGAGGGCTTTAAGAGGAATAAAACTTGATAAGTTAAGGGAAAGGCTAATTGGTCTAATATTCCTCTCAGATGAGGTAAAAGGTAAAGTTACATTAGACGAGATATTAGAGGGTAAGGTAAAGGGTAAATTATACGATATGTTTAGGCAAAGTTGGGTCGCCACAAAGGAAGAGGATTACGTAAAGGCTGGAAATGAGCCTTTGAGAGCTAAGTTAGAGGAGTTACAAAAGATGATTGATGCTCCAGTTAAGTATGTTGAAGTCGAAGGAGTGAAAATGCCAACTGTAGACAGCGGATTAACTCCAGAAGAGAAATCACTATTTCAAAGGTTAGGATTATTAGATGAGAACGGTAAAATAACTCCTTGGGTGATAAGGAGGGATATGATTGACACACCAGACAAACTGTTAGGAAATAAGGAACTATGGGGCGGGAAAGATCTGTGGCATGCCTTATATGACGTTCCAGCTGGGGATATAACGCCAGAACATGTACAACATGCTTTCTACATGGCTGCCAATTACGGCTTCCAATTATTAAATGGTAACCTAGCTGCAGCGATAGACGATTATGAGTTGAAACAGAGGTTTATGAATGACTTAGCAACTTACAGAATATTTACCTCATGGTTGTGGACTTTAATAAATAGAGATGCTGTAATAACTAAGGACGGTTACTTAAAGGCTCCTAAGTTAACTAAGGATGGCGTAATACCGGCTGATGATGTTATTAAAGTGTCTAAAGGAACTAAGGTTAAGGAAATATTTGAGAGTTTATGGAAGTTACATTTGGATTGGACCAATGAGTTTTATAAGGAACAAGACATGAGGGCGTCTAAGAGAATATTGGAGAAGTTTGGCAAAAGTGAGGATAAGGGGTTATTAGAAGAAGTCTATAAGGTACTTTCCAAGGCATATAATGCAGGTCCTTTTAGAGAGATGTCAGCGAAAGAGGCTTCAGAGAGGATTGCAAAACTTTTAGGTACCAGTCCTTCTGAAGTCGAGGAGGAAATAATTAATCTAGCTCCAAGGTTTGACAGATCATTCGCCCCAGTTATAATGGAGATCTTAATGAAAGAGTTCCTGTTCCCGAAGTATATAATGAATAGTGGAAAAATATTGTTTGTACTTTCACCCTTAGATCCAGAGACTAGGTTAAAGGTGATGGACAGCTTATTCTCGTTTAGAGAGATGGTTGAGGAAAAGGTAAAGAGGGGAGAGATAGAGAAATATGTCTTAGAAATTTATGACTATATCTATGACGAATATCATTGA
- the aceA gene encoding isocitrate lyase, whose protein sequence is MDVKKIWEEEASKIEQEWNEDPRWKGIKRNYTPLDVVRLRGSIRVEYTLAKLASQKLWKLLQTEPYVATFGALTGSQAVEMAKAGLKAIYVSGWQVAADNNLSGQTYPDLSLYPSNSVPTLVKRLNNALIRADQIAWSEGKYEVDYLLPIVADAEAGFGGPIHAYELMKAMIEAGAAGVHFEDQLASEKKCGHLGGKVLIPTSNFIRILNAARLASDVLGVPTILIARTDALNAVYLSNDSDERDSEFLTGRRTAEGYYEVKGGIDFAIARGLAYAPYADLLWFETSKPDLDEARQFAEAIHTHYPGKLLAYNLSPSFNWKKFMDDSKIGKFIEELADLGYKFQFITLAGWHLINYYTFNLAKAFKNEGMLGYVKLQELEFQAQRDGYTAVAHQREVGTEYFDLVLTIASGGQASTVAMKGSTEAEQFIPVKEKIRK, encoded by the coding sequence ATGGACGTAAAAAAGATATGGGAAGAAGAGGCAAGCAAGATCGAACAAGAGTGGAATGAAGATCCGCGATGGAAGGGAATAAAAAGGAATTATACCCCACTTGATGTAGTTAGGTTAAGGGGTTCCATAAGAGTTGAATACACATTAGCTAAATTAGCCTCTCAAAAATTATGGAAATTATTACAAACTGAACCTTATGTTGCTACTTTTGGAGCCTTAACCGGTTCTCAAGCAGTTGAAATGGCTAAAGCTGGATTGAAAGCTATTTACGTAAGTGGTTGGCAAGTAGCAGCTGATAATAATTTATCTGGACAGACTTATCCAGACTTGAGCTTATACCCATCCAATAGTGTTCCTACATTAGTTAAAAGGTTAAATAACGCCCTAATTAGGGCGGATCAAATAGCTTGGAGTGAGGGAAAGTATGAGGTAGATTATTTATTACCAATAGTTGCTGATGCCGAAGCTGGATTCGGAGGACCTATTCACGCTTATGAATTGATGAAAGCAATGATAGAGGCTGGGGCTGCTGGAGTACATTTTGAAGATCAATTAGCCTCTGAAAAGAAGTGTGGTCACTTAGGTGGTAAAGTTCTGATACCTACTAGTAACTTCATAAGAATATTAAATGCAGCAAGGTTAGCATCTGACGTTTTAGGCGTTCCTACCATACTGATTGCCAGAACTGATGCTTTAAATGCAGTATATTTATCCAACGATTCTGATGAGAGAGATTCTGAATTCTTGACTGGTAGAAGAACGGCAGAAGGGTACTATGAGGTTAAAGGAGGAATAGATTTCGCAATTGCTAGGGGTTTAGCATATGCACCTTACGCTGATTTGTTATGGTTTGAAACCTCTAAGCCAGATTTAGATGAGGCTAGGCAGTTCGCTGAAGCTATACATACCCATTACCCCGGGAAGTTACTAGCTTATAACTTATCTCCATCTTTCAATTGGAAAAAGTTCATGGATGATTCTAAGATTGGTAAGTTCATTGAGGAGCTAGCTGATTTAGGATATAAGTTCCAGTTCATAACCTTAGCTGGTTGGCATTTAATTAATTATTATACCTTCAACTTAGCTAAGGCATTTAAGAATGAGGGAATGTTAGGCTATGTTAAGCTACAAGAGCTGGAATTTCAGGCTCAACGTGATGGTTACACTGCTGTAGCTCATCAAAGGGAAGTTGGCACTGAGTATTTTGACTTAGTGTTAACAATAGCGTCTGGAGGACAAGCTTCAACAGTTGCAATGAAAGGTTCAACTGAAGCTGAACAATTTATTCCAGTAAAAGAGAAGATAAGAAAATAA
- a CDS encoding helix-turn-helix domain-containing protein, which translates to MGKENRVNPQVLLKVNGTHENCWSTEIWYNVKLIHYHKINDGSYVKIILLVPKEYKRHFISLMNRFYKTVTINSIQYNDKANVLISIIKRLRPNSIFNLIERYAAMFIEEDISDFKESWSIVIPTNLKEDFINDLKEQLNVHSTALHPYKYLTQPNLPLKELDILRVAYKFGYFDYPRKITSKELSKILGISEPMLIYHLRNIQKKITRYILDYYYDIY; encoded by the coding sequence ATGGGAAAGGAGAATCGTGTTAATCCCCAAGTTCTTCTTAAGGTTAATGGAACACATGAAAATTGTTGGTCCACTGAGATATGGTATAACGTTAAACTTATACACTATCATAAGATCAATGATGGGTCTTACGTTAAGATAATTCTTTTAGTCCCTAAAGAATATAAAAGGCATTTCATTAGTTTGATGAACAGATTCTATAAAACTGTTACCATAAATAGTATTCAATACAATGACAAGGCTAATGTTTTGATATCTATAATCAAGAGGCTAAGACCTAACTCCATTTTTAATTTAATAGAGAGATATGCCGCAATGTTTATAGAGGAAGATATTTCAGACTTTAAGGAAAGTTGGAGCATTGTAATTCCAACTAATTTGAAAGAAGACTTCATTAATGATCTAAAGGAGCAATTGAATGTTCATAGTACCGCGCTTCATCCCTATAAATACTTGACTCAACCCAATTTACCATTAAAGGAATTAGATATTTTAAGGGTAGCATATAAATTTGGATACTTTGATTATCCTAGAAAGATAACCAGTAAAGAGTTAAGTAAGATTTTAGGTATTAGTGAACCCATGCTCATCTATCACTTAAGGAATATTCAAAAGAAAATTACTAGATATATATTAGATTATTACTACGATATATATTGA
- a CDS encoding cupin domain-containing protein has translation MANEAEFRKLVEEMKREYLGTYATSFDKRFSNYPVFTNKPQPFMVPYMWKYEDLKRTAYRLRDVIDPEFSDRVTVHLENPGIKKLAPEFPAPATTTMYAGIQIIAPEDKPPAHRHLTNAFRVGLDMPPEGGYTTVNGIRIKINKGDVVLTPAFTWHDHGNFGKDYAIWYDGLDASLTFWLGIEWYSFLKDVNGKVVQDVIGTEVDVEGKYSQGFLPLTEEKSEINPLWYYPYKKTREALIKLGEKVKERKIVAIELINPQTGGPAFPTMSLTFILVRPGEEIKPPLATESVVMFPMEGEGEIWLPDNGITYKVKDHDMITLPPWTRRIIRNNGKDPLILFVQSDAPTYKALGKYREEKQEES, from the coding sequence ATGGCTAATGAAGCTGAGTTTCGCAAATTAGTGGAAGAAATGAAAAGAGAATACTTAGGAACTTATGCTACAAGCTTCGATAAGAGATTCTCAAATTATCCAGTCTTCACAAATAAACCACAACCGTTTATGGTACCATATATGTGGAAGTATGAAGATCTAAAAAGAACCGCATATAGGTTAAGAGATGTTATAGACCCAGAATTCTCTGATAGGGTGACAGTTCACTTGGAAAATCCGGGGATAAAGAAACTAGCCCCTGAGTTTCCAGCCCCTGCTACTACTACTATGTATGCTGGTATTCAAATCATAGCCCCTGAAGATAAACCTCCTGCTCACAGACATTTAACAAATGCCTTCAGAGTAGGATTGGATATGCCTCCAGAGGGAGGATATACTACTGTTAATGGAATTAGGATTAAGATAAATAAAGGAGATGTAGTACTTACTCCAGCTTTTACTTGGCACGATCATGGAAACTTCGGTAAAGACTACGCGATATGGTATGATGGCTTAGATGCTTCCCTAACTTTTTGGTTAGGGATAGAGTGGTACTCATTTCTGAAGGATGTTAATGGTAAGGTAGTACAAGATGTGATAGGAACAGAGGTCGATGTAGAGGGAAAGTATTCTCAAGGATTTTTACCTTTAACCGAAGAGAAGTCAGAAATAAATCCATTATGGTATTATCCATACAAGAAGACACGTGAAGCCCTTATAAAATTAGGAGAAAAAGTTAAGGAAAGGAAAATTGTAGCAATAGAATTAATTAATCCTCAAACCGGAGGTCCAGCATTTCCAACTATGAGTTTAACTTTCATCTTAGTAAGACCAGGAGAAGAGATCAAACCACCTTTAGCCACTGAGAGTGTAGTTATGTTTCCTATGGAAGGAGAAGGTGAAATATGGCTACCAGATAACGGTATCACATATAAGGTAAAGGATCACGATATGATAACATTGCCACCATGGACGAGAAGGATAATAAGAAATAATGGTAAGGATCCATTAATATTATTTGTTCAATCAGACGCACCTACTTATAAAGCCCTCGGAAAGTATAGAGAAGAGAAGCAAGAAGAATCCTAA
- a CDS encoding fumarylacetoacetate hydrolase family protein, which yields MKLLMFSKGKGDERLGLIVKDKVLDVKQAYKIITHSASPSWFNSLNELIRGGESAMILVEQLKNKIENNLDEVSQVIYDLNEIEYYPPVNPEKILCASINYKSHAEELHQELPVEPYLFVKLPNVLIGHKKSIIVPSFSRQVDYEGELAVIIGKEGKNIPRNKAYEYVFGYTIFNDVSLRDLRWGKSGKTEFNWLKAKSLDTLGPLGPWVVTKDEIKNPQKLRIRTYVNNELRQDGNTEDMIFDIATLIEYASEGITLKPGDLISTGTPPGTALRTGKFLKSGDIVKVVIENVGELENYVKTE from the coding sequence ATGAAATTGTTAATGTTTTCTAAAGGTAAAGGGGATGAAAGGTTAGGTCTAATAGTTAAAGATAAGGTTTTGGACGTAAAACAAGCTTATAAAATAATAACTCATTCAGCATCTCCAAGTTGGTTTAACTCATTAAACGAGCTAATAAGAGGTGGAGAAAGTGCCATGATTTTAGTAGAACAGTTGAAAAATAAAATCGAAAATAATCTGGATGAGGTTAGTCAAGTGATTTATGATTTGAATGAAATAGAGTATTATCCTCCAGTGAATCCAGAAAAAATATTATGTGCTTCCATTAACTATAAATCTCACGCTGAAGAGTTACATCAAGAGCTTCCAGTTGAACCATATTTATTCGTAAAGTTGCCTAATGTACTAATAGGTCACAAGAAATCAATTATAGTACCTAGTTTTTCAAGGCAAGTTGACTATGAAGGAGAGTTAGCAGTAATAATAGGAAAGGAGGGTAAGAATATCCCTAGGAATAAAGCCTATGAATACGTTTTTGGTTATACAATTTTTAACGACGTAAGTTTAAGAGATTTAAGGTGGGGAAAGAGTGGTAAAACAGAATTTAATTGGCTAAAGGCTAAAAGCCTAGATACGTTAGGTCCTTTAGGTCCATGGGTTGTAACTAAGGATGAGATTAAAAATCCTCAAAAATTGAGAATTAGGACTTACGTAAATAATGAGTTAAGGCAAGATGGAAACACCGAAGACATGATATTCGATATTGCAACGTTAATCGAGTACGCTTCAGAAGGAATAACCCTAAAGCCTGGGGATTTGATATCTACTGGAACTCCTCCTGGTACTGCATTGAGAACTGGTAAGTTCTTAAAATCCGGAGATATCGTTAAAGTAGTAATAGAAAATGTTGGAGAATTGGAAAATTACGTTAAGACTGAATAA
- a CDS encoding alpha/beta fold hydrolase, which produces MLENLVGRYINVKGKYVYLEEYGRGLPIVLIHLAGFDGRIYHDVVKYFPTDKYRLLLLDLPGHGKSEPWEVQLKGLSNASVSFYSDVIMELANALNLERFIAVGTSVGGDIVLDLSTKAKKLIAGVAANCAARTRTFSEEDVKNAINTDPARTLFFASPNATKSLIERLTWIRSSTRNEILRWDLAAWNSFDIADKLELIRIPLLLLRGEYDPIVTHDMMKSTAEKIKSARFKELKGAGHYAPAENPELYAKEVIQFLEENFK; this is translated from the coding sequence ATGCTAGAGAATTTAGTTGGTAGATATATCAACGTTAAGGGGAAATACGTGTATTTAGAGGAGTATGGTAGAGGGTTACCAATAGTTCTAATACATTTAGCTGGATTTGATGGTAGAATATATCATGATGTTGTTAAATATTTCCCTACGGATAAGTATAGGTTATTATTACTAGACTTGCCAGGGCATGGTAAATCTGAGCCCTGGGAAGTTCAATTAAAGGGTTTAAGTAACGCTTCAGTAAGTTTTTATAGTGACGTAATAATGGAATTAGCTAACGCTCTTAACTTGGAGAGATTTATTGCTGTAGGCACTTCAGTTGGTGGTGATATTGTTCTCGACCTATCTACTAAGGCCAAAAAGCTAATAGCTGGAGTAGCTGCCAATTGTGCAGCAAGAACCAGGACATTTTCCGAAGAGGATGTTAAGAATGCTATTAACACTGATCCTGCAAGAACCTTGTTTTTCGCCAGTCCAAATGCTACTAAGAGTCTTATTGAAAGGCTTACTTGGATTAGAAGTTCTACTAGAAATGAAATTCTCAGATGGGACTTAGCTGCGTGGAACTCTTTTGATATTGCTGATAAATTAGAGTTGATACGAATACCTTTACTTCTCTTAAGAGGGGAATACGATCCAATAGTAACACATGATATGATGAAAAGTACTGCTGAGAAGATAAAGAGTGCTAGATTTAAAGAACTAAAGGGTGCTGGACATTATGCACCTGCAGAAAATCCAGAATTATACGCAAAAGAAGTTATACAATTCTTGGAGGAGAATTTTAAATAA
- a CDS encoding MFS transporter yields the protein MEKKKGYTSISLSKYIPLISVGTLIEWYDLFVVGIAASLIWPLLYYPTTSSAAALAASIATYGSVFFTRPIGAVIFGHFGDRIGRKTMLIWTLVITAVGMGGMALTPTYSTIGILAPLSILIFRLIQGIGLGGEYGGAATILVEYLVDSKKRGYYSSFLQSTVPLGVFFAILGLLLTRTYMSHEVFINIGWRILIGAGAIALIIGGIVRYILMESPLFQQLIEKGEVERSPSAKAFKKEWKTMILLAFSWAYIVTIFAIIFFPTGLSYMTSLRIPQTTIYTALFAGAVAGFLATIIGGYVSDIFGRKTVLWTSGVLTIIASYLYFALVSTKDPMYIIIANSFLNFSYFLGYGAVAVFFTEQFLTKYRYTAAGFSYQLAAIITGVYTSFLLPIAIVTAHGLLNANLYLFLMALSLCIFSIISIIPLKETKGVKID from the coding sequence ATGGAGAAGAAAAAAGGATATACGAGTATATCTCTATCAAAGTATATACCTTTAATCTCAGTAGGAACCTTAATTGAATGGTATGACTTATTTGTAGTAGGTATAGCAGCCTCATTGATCTGGCCATTACTATATTACCCTACAACTAGTTCCGCTGCTGCTTTGGCAGCATCGATAGCTACTTATGGGTCAGTATTTTTCACAAGACCTATAGGGGCTGTAATTTTTGGACATTTTGGTGATAGGATAGGTCGGAAAACAATGCTAATCTGGACGTTAGTTATAACTGCTGTAGGAATGGGGGGAATGGCTCTAACACCTACTTATTCTACTATTGGAATCTTAGCTCCATTGTCTATTCTAATATTTAGGCTAATTCAAGGAATAGGCCTTGGGGGAGAGTATGGGGGAGCGGCAACGATATTAGTGGAATATCTAGTTGATAGTAAAAAGAGAGGCTATTATTCAAGTTTCCTACAGTCAACAGTTCCATTAGGAGTGTTTTTTGCTATTCTAGGATTACTCCTTACAAGAACTTATATGTCTCACGAGGTATTCATTAATATAGGATGGAGAATACTCATAGGGGCAGGTGCTATAGCATTAATTATTGGAGGAATAGTTAGATACATTTTAATGGAGAGCCCCCTATTCCAACAACTTATTGAAAAAGGAGAAGTGGAGAGATCTCCTTCAGCTAAGGCATTTAAGAAAGAATGGAAAACAATGATATTGTTAGCTTTTAGCTGGGCTTACATTGTAACTATTTTTGCAATAATATTCTTTCCGACAGGGCTCAGTTACATGACATCATTAAGAATTCCTCAGACAACTATTTACACAGCGTTGTTTGCCGGAGCTGTTGCTGGATTTTTAGCCACAATAATTGGAGGATATGTTTCTGATATATTTGGGAGGAAAACAGTTCTCTGGACTAGTGGAGTTTTAACTATAATAGCCTCTTATTTATATTTCGCTTTAGTTAGCACTAAGGATCCAATGTATATAATAATTGCAAACTCTTTCCTTAACTTTAGTTATTTCTTAGGATATGGTGCAGTTGCAGTATTTTTCACTGAGCAGTTTCTGACGAAGTATAGATATACAGCTGCAGGCTTTTCATACCAATTAGCAGCAATTATTACTGGAGTATATACTTCATTTCTCTTACCTATCGCTATAGTTACTGCGCATGGTTTGTTGAATGCAAACTTATATCTATTTCTTATGGCACTTTCCCTTTGTATCTTCTCAATAATTTCTATAATACCACTTAAGGAGACTAAGGGAGTGAAAATAGACTAA
- a CDS encoding MFS transporter encodes MREVNKNAFLVIGFITMCFNSLYQYTWNILSPMIMIGLNVTLTKVELAFTIFVVISTFSQIVGGYIADTRGPKIIGIVASILSSIGFLLSSFSMNIYMFYIFWSVGSIGEGILYGIASNLAVKWFRDKSGFATGLVTLGFGLGGSIANPIISLSTNFREPMLLIGLVEIIVLPILLSLIKYPSSSSWGLSPKTLIISKKWWILYFSYVMINVPIITLASSLSEIGEGLPRDELILTISLFPLFSGLGRPLLGYVSDKIGRSKSAIIAETLIILGGFMLLGNLISFSIFFIGFFGGSILPIYFSLVGEKFGIKYSTSNNALLYTAKAIVGVLGSLIFSYLFEISKTTSLLYVETCSIIGILLFIIFIYIK; translated from the coding sequence ATGAGAGAAGTTAATAAAAACGCCTTTTTGGTCATAGGTTTTATTACAATGTGCTTTAACTCGTTATACCAATACACGTGGAACATATTATCTCCCATGATAATGATAGGGCTTAACGTAACTCTAACCAAGGTTGAATTAGCTTTTACCATTTTTGTGGTTATATCTACTTTCTCCCAAATAGTAGGAGGCTATATAGCAGATACAAGAGGTCCTAAAATCATAGGTATTGTAGCCTCAATACTTTCTTCCATAGGCTTCTTATTATCATCATTCTCCATGAACATATACATGTTTTACATTTTCTGGTCTGTAGGTAGTATTGGGGAAGGAATTTTGTATGGGATAGCCTCAAATCTAGCCGTTAAGTGGTTTCGAGATAAGTCGGGATTTGCAACTGGCTTAGTAACTTTAGGATTTGGTCTAGGAGGAAGTATTGCAAATCCTATAATTTCTCTTTCAACTAACTTCAGAGAACCTATGTTGTTAATAGGTTTAGTAGAAATAATAGTCTTGCCGATTCTCTTATCTTTAATAAAGTACCCTTCCTCATCCTCATGGGGTCTATCACCTAAAACACTAATTATATCGAAAAAGTGGTGGATCTTATACTTCTCTTATGTTATGATAAATGTTCCAATAATTACTCTAGCTTCTTCCCTATCAGAAATTGGTGAAGGCTTACCTAGAGATGAGCTAATATTAACTATCTCTTTATTTCCGCTATTCAGTGGTTTAGGAAGACCTTTACTTGGTTACGTATCTGATAAGATAGGTAGGTCTAAGAGCGCTATAATCGCAGAGACATTGATTATTTTAGGGGGGTTCATGTTATTAGGTAATTTAATCTCATTTTCTATATTTTTTATAGGATTTTTTGGAGGATCTATACTACCTATCTACTTTTCTCTGGTAGGAGAGAAATTTGGTATTAAATATTCAACATCGAATAATGCATTATTATATACAGCTAAAGCTATCGTTGGTGTTTTAGGTAGTCTAATTTTTAGCTATCTGTTTGAGATAAGTAAAACTACTTCATTGTTATACGTAGAAACTTGTAGCATCATTGGTATATTATTATTTATTATATTCATTTATATCAAATAA